Proteins encoded together in one Pirellulales bacterium window:
- the clpP gene encoding ATP-dependent Clp endopeptidase proteolytic subunit ClpP, which yields MPLIPFVIEKSGREERAMDIYSRLLKDRIIFLGSQVNDESANIIVAQLLFLQSEDPRSDIHLYINSPGGSVTAGMAIYDTMQFVTCDVATYCIGQCASMGAVLLAAGAAGKRRALPNSRIMIHQPLAGMEGTAEDIMIHAKEFKKIKDKLNRILIKHTGQPLDKIESDTDRDRFMSAEEALEYRLIDQVIEHMTPPGDKLVTA from the coding sequence ATGCCCTTGATTCCTTTTGTCATTGAAAAAAGCGGCCGCGAAGAGCGGGCGATGGACATTTACAGCCGGTTGCTTAAAGACCGGATCATTTTCCTAGGCTCGCAGGTGAATGACGAGTCGGCCAATATCATTGTCGCGCAATTGCTGTTTTTGCAGTCGGAAGACCCCCGTTCGGACATTCATTTGTACATTAACTCTCCCGGAGGGAGCGTGACCGCGGGGATGGCCATCTATGATACGATGCAATTTGTCACGTGCGACGTGGCGACCTACTGCATCGGTCAGTGTGCCAGCATGGGGGCGGTGCTCTTGGCCGCCGGAGCCGCGGGGAAGCGCCGCGCGCTCCCGAATTCGCGAATCATGATCCATCAGCCGCTAGCGGGCATGGAAGGGACCGCCGAGGATATCATGATCCACGCCAAGGAATTCAAAAAGATCAAGGACAAGCTGAACCGCATTTTGATCAAGCACACCGGCCAACCGCTGGACAAGATCGAATCCGACACGGACCGCGACCGCTTTATGAGCGCGGAGGAAGCGCTGGAATACCGCCTGATCGACCAGGTCATCGAACACATGACCCCTCCGGGTGACAAGCTGGTCACGGCGTGA
- a CDS encoding ATP-dependent Clp protease proteolytic subunit, whose amino-acid sequence MNVTNTPPALVNAAYRDYQRQRQMTIGDLLLENRIIFLQGEIFDGNANELVMKLLYLQSENRKKDIHFYINSPGGSVTATLAIYDTMQILSCPVATYCIGIAASGGAVLLAGGTKGKRFALPHSKVMIHQPYGQVGGQVTDIEIQANEILRNREELNRILSMHTGRDYDVIARATDRDKYYTALDAKEFGLVDDILTRPPLSGGEEDES is encoded by the coding sequence ATGAATGTGACCAACACCCCGCCTGCGCTTGTGAACGCGGCGTACCGCGACTACCAGCGTCAGCGGCAGATGACGATTGGCGATTTGCTTTTGGAAAATCGGATTATTTTTTTGCAGGGAGAGATTTTTGACGGCAATGCCAACGAGCTGGTGATGAAGCTGTTGTATTTGCAAAGCGAAAATCGCAAAAAGGATATTCACTTTTACATCAATTCCCCCGGAGGAAGTGTCACGGCGACCTTGGCCATTTATGACACGATGCAAATTTTATCCTGTCCGGTGGCGACGTATTGCATTGGCATTGCCGCCAGCGGCGGGGCGGTGCTGCTAGCGGGAGGGACCAAGGGAAAACGCTTTGCCTTGCCCCATTCCAAGGTCATGATCCACCAACCCTACGGCCAAGTGGGGGGCCAGGTGACCGACATCGAAATTCAAGCCAACGAGATTTTGCGCAATCGCGAGGAGCTCAACCGCATCCTCTCGATGCATACCGGGCGCGATTACGATGTGATCGCCCGCGCGACCGACCGGGATAAATACTACACCGCGCTCGATGCCAAGGAATTTGGGCTGGTGGACGACATTCTGACCCGGCCCCCCCTGAGCGGCGGCGAGGAAGACGAATCCTAA
- a CDS encoding DUF1559 domain-containing protein encodes MRSYTLLLATPARRATQGGIGCGTHRGFTIVELLVVISIIGVLMSLLLPAINSARETARSTNCKNNLRQLATAAKTYSTAWNGRMPSGGWGHLWIGRPGFLQEKQPGGWIYQLLPYMEEEPLYKAMADNIPQGTKLRIEKVVAGLYCPSRRRAEAYPLLVTGFFEAAPGSTVAGRSDYAANAGANLAGNPVVTELTDNQFPNSFTAANTFNNWPPIAGFPGIVAPRQSFLRGQIEDGEGKVLFAAEKYLDIPRYETGDGAGDRYPALSGYGSSIVRTTDFPPERDQANSTPSNAQSRFGSAHPSGINVTFCDTTTQSLDLSISPQVFKQIGNRSDATIFSDAEIGR; translated from the coding sequence ATGCGTTCGTATACACTTTTGCTAGCAACTCCCGCGCGCCGCGCCACCCAGGGAGGTATCGGCTGCGGGACTCACCGTGGTTTTACCATTGTGGAACTGCTGGTGGTGATCTCGATCATCGGGGTGCTCATGTCGCTGTTGCTACCGGCGATTAATTCCGCGCGCGAGACCGCCCGCTCCACCAATTGCAAAAACAACCTGCGGCAGCTGGCGACAGCCGCAAAGACCTACAGCACCGCCTGGAATGGGCGGATGCCTTCGGGGGGTTGGGGGCATCTGTGGATTGGCCGTCCCGGTTTTTTACAAGAAAAACAGCCGGGGGGCTGGATTTATCAACTGCTGCCGTACATGGAGGAAGAACCCCTGTATAAGGCGATGGCCGACAACATTCCCCAGGGAACAAAACTGCGCATCGAAAAAGTGGTGGCCGGGTTGTATTGCCCCTCGCGCCGCCGGGCCGAGGCCTATCCCCTGTTGGTTACCGGATTTTTTGAGGCCGCTCCGGGGAGCACCGTGGCGGGCCGGTCTGACTACGCAGCCAACGCCGGGGCAAATTTAGCTGGCAACCCAGTCGTGACCGAGCTTACCGATAATCAATTTCCCAATTCCTTTACCGCCGCCAACACGTTCAACAATTGGCCGCCGATCGCAGGTTTTCCCGGGATTGTCGCCCCGCGGCAAAGTTTTTTGCGGGGCCAAATCGAGGATGGCGAGGGGAAAGTCCTCTTTGCCGCCGAAAAATACCTGGACATTCCGCGGTATGAAACAGGGGACGGCGCGGGGGACCGTTATCCCGCGCTCTCCGGCTATGGCAGCTCCATTGTCCGCACGACCGATTTTCCACCAGAACGGGATCAGGCAAACTCCACTCCTTCCAACGCCCAGTCACGGTTTGGATCGGCTCATCCGTCGGGGATCAATGTCACGTTTTGTGACACCACGACGCAATCGCTGGACTTAAGCATTAGCCCTCAAGTCTTTAAGCAAATCGGCAATCGGAGTGATGCGACAATCTTTAGCGATGCCGAGATCGGCCGGTAA
- a CDS encoding Tex-like N-terminal domain-containing protein produces MSLTTTIDLAPVAHGLGLSLHSVENVVRLLDDGNTIPFITRYRKDQTGGLDEEQIRQIEDRVTKLRLLAERKQTILRSIDSQGKLTPELAAAISGAENIKRLEDLYLPYKPKKQTLATLARERQLEPLALEILTGAEAALNLDLRAADFINSDKQLPTVADVLLGVGHILAEDFSERADLREKLRRVFKKSGVLVSTRIETDKKSETPKENSTIPPSGGDAPESIDQATGEQASSGIASAELANAEQVNTAVAGSDLDQTLATDHHETGHQAMASDGNDAASAKEVAPAAGDSAIAPDVTAQIDQAVASVETAEQVFADLAAAVPVLNSAPLASAPTELAPETAVTEIAPTDPAVHDLTASEPIAGQDGAAAIVAGETPTEVAAADPAGGTATNAESVPGAVPVGNATESGAKKGSDKKPAGKRADSKKADKKPENPLEQEFRDYFEYQEQLSRIPPHRILALNRGERAKILRVRVDADFEALHKLAENLLVPPEHPHADFLRACAKDALARLVIPSLEREVRRELTDFAETHAVDVFAKNLRNLLLQAPVRARRVLALDPGFKSGCKIAVLDEFGNLLDHGVIHIIGKAERKAEGRAKLVEWIKQHNVNALAIGNGTACRETEEFVAEILAEELKDEPLAYMIVNEAGASVYSTSQLGREEFPNYDATLRGAISIGRRMLDPLSELVKIDPANLGVGLYQHDVKAKHLRASLDAVVESCVNYVGVDLNTASPALLRYVSGLNQLKARQIYEYRTQQGPFKSREQLKSVPGFGEASFVQAAGFLKIVDGEHALDATWIHPESYAAAREVLSRLSYAEADLAKKETAAELSEKVKSLDAVALASELHVGQLSLADIFTQLTRPGRDPREDLPPPIFKRGILKLDDLSVGMELTGSVLNVVDFGAFVDIGLHDSGLVHVSQLANRFVRDPHELVSVGDIVKVWVLEIDKNRRRVSLTMIAPGTKRFDPRAPRQREGGQREGAGGEGAPRGERPPRGPRPQGDRPPRGDRPPRQPGDRPQPAGAEAGGPGGENRPPRGPRPDGNRPGGDRSRGPRPATAGPGGTGGPGGDAGSGARGRGGNPQTDNAPRQRNMLGPPIEQFQKKFGGGKGKFGNKFGSRPGGPRSDAPAAPPVGEGTAAEAPPGGDTRQENRGGPDNRGGMGNRGGQGGYRGGDRGQAGDRGQFGGRGGGGGRRFDKGGQRGGGEPRTYEARSNKPVVPLSEKMKQGKEPLRTFGDLLQFAKLQTTEDAPAPQTPPTNIPTPPSASSASEQAAVLQPADSAGTVTPASAEVNSANAGEPPSQT; encoded by the coding sequence ATGAGCTTGACCACCACGATTGATCTGGCCCCTGTGGCCCATGGTCTTGGCCTGTCGTTACACAGTGTCGAGAATGTCGTTCGCTTACTGGATGATGGCAACACCATCCCCTTTATCACCCGTTACCGCAAGGATCAAACCGGCGGTCTGGACGAAGAACAGATTCGTCAAATCGAAGACCGGGTGACGAAGTTGCGTTTGCTGGCCGAGCGAAAGCAAACAATCCTCCGCTCGATCGACTCCCAGGGCAAATTAACGCCCGAGTTAGCCGCCGCTATCAGCGGAGCCGAAAATATCAAGCGACTGGAAGATCTGTATCTTCCCTACAAGCCCAAGAAGCAAACGCTGGCCACGCTGGCCCGCGAACGGCAGCTAGAGCCGCTGGCCCTGGAGATTCTTACCGGGGCGGAAGCGGCCCTGAATCTAGATCTGCGGGCGGCGGATTTTATCAATTCCGATAAGCAGCTTCCCACCGTGGCGGATGTGCTGCTGGGCGTGGGACACATTCTGGCGGAGGACTTTAGCGAACGGGCCGACCTGCGTGAAAAACTGCGCCGGGTGTTCAAAAAGTCGGGCGTATTGGTCAGCACCCGGATCGAGACGGACAAAAAGTCGGAAACCCCCAAGGAAAACTCCACGATCCCGCCATCTGGCGGAGACGCGCCCGAGAGTATCGATCAGGCCACGGGTGAACAGGCTAGCTCAGGGATAGCCAGTGCGGAATTGGCGAATGCGGAACAGGTCAACACCGCAGTGGCCGGTTCCGATTTGGATCAAACTCTGGCAACGGATCATCATGAGACGGGTCATCAGGCGATGGCAAGCGACGGGAATGATGCCGCGTCAGCCAAAGAAGTTGCGCCCGCGGCGGGGGATAGCGCAATTGCCCCTGATGTAACGGCACAAATCGATCAGGCCGTGGCATCCGTGGAGACGGCGGAGCAGGTCTTTGCCGATCTAGCGGCGGCGGTGCCGGTGTTGAACTCGGCACCCCTTGCATCCGCACCAACTGAACTGGCTCCCGAAACCGCAGTTACCGAAATTGCACCGACTGATCCGGCCGTCCATGATTTGACTGCCAGTGAGCCTATTGCCGGACAGGATGGAGCCGCCGCGATTGTGGCTGGTGAAACGCCGACAGAGGTCGCAGCCGCTGATCCCGCGGGTGGCACCGCCACAAACGCAGAGAGCGTGCCGGGCGCTGTTCCGGTGGGGAACGCGACGGAAAGTGGCGCAAAAAAAGGATCAGACAAAAAACCCGCTGGCAAGCGAGCGGATAGTAAAAAAGCCGACAAAAAGCCGGAAAATCCCCTCGAGCAGGAATTTCGGGATTACTTTGAGTATCAAGAGCAGCTTTCGCGCATCCCGCCGCATCGAATCTTGGCCCTTAACCGTGGGGAACGGGCCAAAATTTTACGCGTCCGCGTGGATGCCGACTTTGAAGCTTTGCACAAACTGGCCGAAAACCTGCTGGTTCCGCCCGAACATCCCCACGCGGACTTTTTACGCGCCTGTGCCAAGGACGCTCTCGCCAGGCTGGTCATACCCAGTCTGGAACGCGAAGTACGCCGCGAACTGACCGACTTTGCCGAAACGCACGCGGTTGATGTCTTTGCCAAAAATCTGCGCAACTTGCTGCTCCAGGCCCCGGTCCGCGCGCGGCGGGTCTTGGCGCTGGACCCGGGCTTTAAAAGTGGGTGCAAGATCGCCGTCCTGGACGAATTTGGCAATTTGCTGGACCATGGCGTGATCCATATCATTGGCAAGGCCGAACGCAAGGCCGAGGGGCGCGCCAAACTGGTCGAATGGATCAAGCAACATAACGTCAACGCCCTGGCCATTGGCAACGGCACCGCTTGCCGCGAGACCGAGGAATTTGTCGCCGAGATCCTGGCCGAAGAGCTTAAGGACGAACCACTGGCCTACATGATCGTCAATGAGGCCGGAGCCAGCGTCTATTCCACTAGCCAACTGGGCCGTGAAGAGTTTCCCAACTACGACGCCACGCTGCGCGGGGCGATCTCTATCGGTCGACGCATGCTCGACCCCCTCAGCGAACTGGTCAAGATCGACCCCGCCAACCTGGGCGTCGGCCTCTACCAGCACGATGTTAAGGCCAAGCACCTGCGGGCGTCGCTGGACGCCGTGGTCGAATCCTGTGTGAATTACGTCGGCGTGGACCTGAACACCGCCAGCCCCGCCCTTTTACGGTACGTGTCGGGGTTAAATCAACTCAAGGCCCGGCAGATTTATGAATACCGCACCCAGCAGGGGCCGTTTAAGTCGCGCGAGCAATTAAAATCCGTGCCCGGCTTTGGCGAAGCCAGCTTTGTGCAGGCGGCTGGTTTTTTGAAAATTGTTGATGGCGAACACGCCCTGGACGCCACTTGGATCCATCCCGAAAGTTATGCAGCTGCCCGGGAAGTCCTCTCGCGCCTGAGCTATGCCGAGGCCGACCTGGCCAAAAAAGAAACTGCCGCCGAATTATCCGAAAAAGTCAAATCGCTGGATGCCGTGGCGCTGGCCAGCGAACTGCATGTGGGCCAGCTCTCTTTAGCGGATATCTTTACCCAACTGACCCGCCCGGGACGCGACCCGCGCGAGGACCTTCCCCCGCCGATCTTTAAACGGGGCATTCTCAAGCTGGACGACCTGTCCGTCGGCATGGAACTGACCGGCTCGGTCCTGAATGTCGTTGATTTTGGCGCATTTGTGGATATCGGCCTGCACGATAGCGGTCTGGTCCATGTCAGCCAACTGGCCAACCGCTTTGTCCGCGATCCGCATGAGTTGGTCTCCGTCGGCGATATTGTCAAAGTCTGGGTGTTAGAAATTGATAAAAACCGCCGGCGTGTCTCCCTGACCATGATTGCGCCGGGGACAAAGCGATTTGACCCCCGTGCCCCGCGCCAACGTGAAGGCGGCCAGCGTGAAGGCGCCGGTGGTGAGGGAGCTCCCCGCGGAGAACGACCCCCGCGCGGACCACGTCCCCAGGGGGACCGGCCCCCACGTGGGGATCGTCCCCCCCGCCAGCCAGGAGATCGCCCCCAACCCGCCGGAGCAGAGGCTGGCGGACCCGGTGGAGAAAACCGCCCGCCGCGCGGCCCCCGCCCAGACGGAAATCGTCCCGGTGGTGATCGTTCGCGCGGACCACGTCCCGCGACGGCGGGACCTGGTGGCACAGGAGGGCCGGGAGGCGATGCTGGGTCTGGTGCACGGGGACGTGGTGGGAATCCTCAAACAGATAACGCCCCCCGCCAGCGGAACATGCTGGGCCCCCCTATTGAACAATTTCAAAAGAAATTTGGGGGGGGTAAAGGAAAATTTGGCAATAAATTTGGCAGCCGTCCGGGAGGCCCGCGCTCCGATGCTCCTGCCGCACCCCCCGTGGGCGAAGGGACCGCGGCAGAGGCTCCCCCCGGCGGAGATACTCGGCAGGAAAATCGCGGTGGACCGGATAACCGAGGTGGCATGGGCAATCGCGGGGGTCAGGGAGGATATCGCGGCGGTGATCGTGGTCAAGCGGGCGATCGGGGGCAATTTGGGGGACGTGGCGGCGGTGGTGGCAGGCGCTTTGACAAAGGTGGCCAGCGGGGAGGAGGCGAGCCGCGCACTTACGAGGCTCGATCGAATAAGCCCGTGGTCCCCCTGAGCGAAAAAATGAAGCAAGGGAAGGAACCGCTGCGGACTTTTGGGGATTTGCTCCAATTTGCCAAACTGCAAACGACGGAGGATGCCCCCGCCCCGCAAACGCCGCCAACAAACATACCGACACCCCCGTCCGCTTCTTCCGCCAGCGAACAAGCCGCGGTCCTTCAACCGGCGGATTCCGCGGGGACAGTCACCCCCGCGTCGGCGGAAGTCAATTCCGCCAACGCCGGAGAACCCCCCTCGCAAACCTAG
- a CDS encoding alginate export family protein, translating to MSPLARLRRIALCAAIGFFAPEFSQGQQEVEQNARPVASAPRLAPLPEPSLSVGEAFDMGDVESSKEGAVALDTELNAGTEEELVEPASNLEALDHLENLDAMAPQGVANPTAGGSAEAEKPPAKKKPTPPPPPPFKGVFYDNDFEQLSQDKFYGHRLKRWQLGDCTYLDFGGEYRARYHNESNLRGTNFSNTSDEFLLHRVRLYANAEIGELVRLYAEALDAQSNYEDFPPRVIEENRFDAQNLFGDLLLYNNGEGKYKARVGRQELIYGEQRLISPLDWANTRRTFDGAKIWYASKEWNMDGFWVRPVPASQHVNGDRNFDSADDSQEFIGLYTTYKGKKDQTYDFYFLRFAEYEGPGTQFFPVDYDPMLFAMRWSGKQLDYFGDGSLFWDCEGGYQFGDFGQQTQSAGFATAGLGRDWSKRQYKPKLMLYYDYASGDQDPNDAVHGTFFQYFGLVHRYFGFMDLVARQNIHDINLQLTLATGKKSTFLIWHHIFFLDSPRDALYNAGGTPILFDPTGNAGSYVGQELDLTWQYNFNPNTDVLFGYSHFFAGDFVKNLRPVGNELDFTYVQFTVRF from the coding sequence ATGTCGCCACTGGCTCGTTTACGTAGGATTGCCTTGTGCGCCGCGATTGGATTTTTCGCCCCGGAATTTAGCCAGGGTCAACAAGAGGTGGAGCAAAACGCCCGGCCCGTGGCCAGCGCGCCCCGTTTGGCCCCCTTGCCTGAGCCCTCCTTGTCTGTGGGGGAAGCTTTTGACATGGGGGATGTGGAGAGTTCGAAGGAGGGGGCGGTTGCGTTAGATACCGAATTGAATGCCGGGACCGAGGAGGAACTAGTAGAACCGGCCAGCAATCTGGAAGCACTGGATCATCTGGAAAATTTGGACGCGATGGCCCCCCAGGGAGTCGCGAATCCCACCGCTGGCGGCAGTGCAGAAGCAGAAAAACCCCCCGCTAAGAAGAAGCCCACTCCCCCGCCCCCTCCGCCATTTAAAGGGGTGTTCTATGACAATGACTTTGAGCAATTATCGCAGGACAAATTTTATGGACATCGGCTAAAGCGGTGGCAGCTCGGGGATTGCACTTATCTGGACTTTGGTGGCGAGTACCGCGCGCGGTATCACAACGAAAGCAATTTGCGCGGAACTAACTTTAGCAACACCAGCGATGAGTTTTTGTTGCATCGCGTGCGGTTGTATGCCAATGCCGAGATCGGCGAGCTGGTCCGGCTGTACGCCGAAGCCCTGGACGCACAAAGCAACTACGAGGACTTCCCCCCGCGCGTCATCGAGGAAAACCGCTTTGACGCGCAAAATCTCTTTGGCGATTTGTTGCTGTACAATAATGGCGAGGGAAAATACAAGGCCCGCGTCGGCCGCCAGGAACTCATCTATGGCGAACAGCGGTTGATCTCTCCCCTGGACTGGGCGAATACTCGGCGGACATTTGACGGGGCGAAGATTTGGTACGCCAGCAAGGAATGGAACATGGACGGATTTTGGGTGAGGCCGGTCCCGGCGTCCCAGCACGTTAATGGGGATCGCAACTTTGACAGCGCGGACGACAGCCAGGAGTTCATCGGGTTGTATACGACCTACAAAGGCAAAAAAGACCAGACCTATGATTTTTACTTTTTACGCTTTGCCGAATATGAAGGGCCCGGCACGCAGTTCTTTCCGGTGGATTATGATCCGATGCTGTTTGCCATGCGGTGGTCGGGGAAGCAGCTAGATTACTTTGGCGACGGGTCGCTGTTTTGGGACTGCGAGGGGGGGTATCAGTTTGGAGACTTTGGCCAGCAAACACAGTCCGCCGGTTTTGCCACCGCCGGCCTGGGACGCGACTGGAGCAAACGTCAATACAAACCCAAACTCATGCTGTACTACGACTACGCCTCGGGTGACCAAGACCCCAATGATGCAGTGCATGGGACGTTCTTTCAGTATTTTGGCCTGGTACACAGATACTTTGGTTTTATGGATTTGGTCGCGCGGCAAAACATCCACGATATAAACCTGCAGTTAACGCTGGCCACCGGCAAAAAGAGCACGTTCCTGATTTGGCACCATATCTTTTTCCTGGATTCACCGCGGGACGCGCTGTATAACGCGGGCGGCACGCCGATTTTATTTGACCCCACGGGCAATGCGGGCAGCTATGTTGGCCAAGAGCTGGATCTGACGTGGCAGTACAATTTTAACCCCAACACCGATGTGCTATTTGGCTACAGCCACTTCTTTGCCGGGGACTTTGTCAAGAACCTGCGGCCGGTGGGAAACGAACTTGACTTTACGTATGTCCAGTTCACAGTCAGGTTTTAG
- a CDS encoding DUF1501 domain-containing protein has protein sequence MFNAIPAGMSRRHFMSHVAGASALMAAPAINFTNTLMVNAQDMRQKHKAAILLWMGGGPSTIDLWDLKPGAPTGGQFKPIATSADGVQICEHLPEMAKLMKHMSIVRSMSTREADHGRGRYYMHTGYVPNPNIEHPGYGSVIAHELVDQVPYLEIPPFVSVGGGSVGPGFLGMTWAPFVVNANGDVRDLNMGLNGKQLALRRAMLDSMESNFIAQNRGPAALDHLNVQKKTWNLMTSKQMDAFRVNNEPQAVRDRYGMTGFGRSCLMARRLVEVGVPFVEVDLGGWDNHNNIFPTLQNQKLPEMDKAMSALVGDLVERGMWQDTVVIWMGEFGRTPRINGAAGRDHWARSWSVVVGGGGFKQGLAVGQTNSDGTEVTSEAYTSQDLMASVLKALDISLETTFTSKNGRPMKIANSGKVIKELFA, from the coding sequence ATGTTCAATGCCATTCCCGCGGGCATGTCCCGCCGTCACTTTATGAGCCATGTGGCGGGCGCTTCGGCGCTGATGGCCGCGCCGGCGATCAACTTTACCAACACCCTCATGGTCAATGCGCAGGATATGCGGCAAAAGCACAAGGCCGCGATCTTGTTATGGATGGGGGGCGGCCCCTCCACGATCGACCTGTGGGATCTCAAGCCCGGCGCACCCACCGGTGGCCAGTTCAAGCCCATCGCCACCAGCGCCGATGGCGTGCAAATTTGCGAACATCTGCCCGAAATGGCCAAGCTGATGAAGCATATGTCCATCGTCCGCAGTATGAGCACCCGCGAGGCGGACCATGGCCGCGGCCGCTACTACATGCACACCGGTTACGTCCCCAATCCCAATATCGAACATCCCGGCTATGGGTCGGTCATCGCCCATGAATTGGTCGATCAGGTTCCATATTTAGAGATTCCCCCCTTTGTGTCGGTTGGCGGCGGCAGCGTTGGCCCGGGCTTCTTGGGCATGACCTGGGCGCCCTTTGTGGTGAATGCCAATGGCGACGTGCGGGATCTCAATATGGGCCTGAATGGCAAGCAACTGGCCTTGCGGCGGGCGATGCTGGATTCCATGGAAAGCAATTTTATCGCCCAAAATCGCGGCCCGGCGGCGCTGGACCATCTGAACGTCCAAAAGAAAACCTGGAACCTGATGACCAGCAAGCAAATGGACGCGTTCCGCGTCAATAACGAACCGCAGGCCGTGCGCGACCGCTATGGCATGACCGGTTTTGGCCGTAGTTGCCTGATGGCCCGTCGTCTGGTTGAAGTCGGCGTCCCCTTTGTCGAAGTCGATCTGGGGGGATGGGATAATCACAACAATATTTTCCCGACGCTGCAGAATCAAAAATTGCCCGAAATGGATAAGGCCATGAGCGCCCTGGTGGGCGATCTGGTTGAACGGGGGATGTGGCAGGACACCGTGGTGATTTGGATGGGCGAGTTTGGCCGCACCCCGCGTATCAATGGCGCGGCGGGACGCGACCACTGGGCCCGTAGTTGGAGCGTGGTCGTTGGGGGCGGCGGGTTCAAGCAAGGCTTGGCCGTCGGTCAAACCAACTCCGACGGGACAGAGGTCACCAGCGAGGCCTACACCTCGCAGGACCTGATGGCCAGCGTGCTCAAGGCGTTGGATATTTCCCTGGAAACCACCTTTACCAGCAAGAACGGCCGCCCCATGAAAATCGCCAATAGCGGCAAGGTCATCAAGGAATTGTTTGCCTAG